One genomic segment of Pedobacter endophyticus includes these proteins:
- the ruvA gene encoding Holliday junction branch migration protein RuvA has protein sequence MYAYIDGRLTFKNPAYVVIEAGGVGYHINISLNTYSALAEGEKCKLYTWLHVKEDAHTLYGFADEGERRLFLHLISVSGIGPNTGRMILSSITPVEIQTAIVTADLPLIQRIKGLGAKTAQRLVLELQDKLKKEGADSLISMPQHNTVKDEALSALVMLGFAKQTAEKTIDQILKVTEGTLSVEQLIKQALKKL, from the coding sequence ATGTACGCCTATATTGACGGTAGATTAACGTTCAAAAATCCAGCTTATGTTGTAATTGAGGCCGGAGGTGTAGGCTACCACATCAACATCTCATTAAATACCTACAGCGCGTTAGCCGAGGGAGAAAAGTGTAAATTGTACACCTGGCTGCACGTAAAAGAGGATGCACATACATTATACGGCTTCGCTGATGAGGGCGAACGCCGTTTATTTTTACACCTGATATCTGTATCAGGCATTGGGCCAAACACCGGCAGAATGATCCTGTCATCCATTACCCCCGTTGAAATACAAACCGCGATTGTGACTGCCGATTTGCCACTTATACAGCGTATTAAGGGCCTGGGGGCAAAAACCGCCCAGCGTTTGGTTTTGGAGTTGCAAGATAAGCTTAAAAAAGAAGGCGCAGATTCATTAATTTCTATGCCTCAACACAATACAGTTAAAGATGAAGCGTTATCTGCATTAGTAATGCTCGGATTCGCCAAACAAACAGCCGAAAAAACCATCGATCAGATTTTAAAAGTAACAGAAGGAACACTTTCGGTGGAGCAACTAATTAAACAAGCTTTAAAAAAATTATAG
- a CDS encoding NADP-dependent malic enzyme, which produces MSNTNRKQDALDYHSQGRPGKIQVVPTKPTTSQRDLTLAYSPGVAEPCLKIANNKEDVYKYTAKGNLVAVISNGTAVLGLGNIGPEAGKPVMEGKGLLFKIFSDIDVFDLELDTENVDDFVKIVKALEPTFGGINLEDIKAPECFEIERRLKEEMNIPVMHDDQHGTAIISGAALLNACELQKKKIDKIKVVVSGAGAAAVSCSKMYLSLGVKQENLVMFDINGLIDVNRTDLDSIRMSFATTRKDIANIGEAMKGADVFIGLSAANVISADMLLGMAKNPIVFAMANPNPEISYDLAIKTRKDIIMATGRSDYPNQVNNVLGFPYIFRGALDVRATTINEEMKIAAVKAIAELAKKSVPEAVNLAYNARNLKFGKDYIIPKPVDFRLITEVSTAVAKAAIASGVARKIITNWDAYNEELRKRLGLDDAIMRAVTTKAKMDPKRVVFAEADNYKILKAAQIVKDDNIAIPILLGNREKIQEIIDAHALELSGVEIIDQTENTPKALQYTEALFKKRQRKGVSSMREATKLIRDRNYYGASMVEFGDADAMISGLTKNYTAVIKPALQVIGVEPGVKRVAGMYLMMTKKGPVFFGDTTVNVDPTAEELVDITLLLDKSVKQFNIKPRIALLSYSNFGSNDGVTPEKVRQTVKLLHRDHPEVIVDGEMQGNFAINNELLKDNFPFSTLADEPANTLVFPNLESGNISYKLLQELGGAEAVGPILLGLNKPVHIVQLGSSVREIVNMVTIAVVDVQAKQEIETSKRKGIFGKTTKK; this is translated from the coding sequence ATGAGTAATACAAATAGAAAACAAGATGCATTGGACTACCATTCACAAGGTCGTCCGGGAAAAATACAAGTAGTACCAACCAAACCTACAACATCGCAACGGGATTTAACCCTGGCCTACTCACCTGGAGTGGCCGAGCCCTGTTTAAAAATAGCAAACAACAAAGAAGATGTTTACAAATATACCGCCAAAGGTAATTTAGTAGCTGTAATTAGTAACGGAACAGCCGTTTTAGGTCTTGGGAACATTGGTCCCGAGGCGGGCAAACCAGTAATGGAGGGCAAGGGGTTGTTATTCAAGATCTTTTCTGATATCGACGTTTTCGATTTAGAGTTGGATACCGAAAATGTAGATGACTTTGTAAAAATCGTAAAAGCGTTAGAGCCTACCTTCGGTGGAATTAACCTCGAAGACATTAAGGCGCCTGAGTGTTTCGAGATCGAGAGACGCTTAAAAGAGGAAATGAACATCCCCGTAATGCACGATGATCAGCACGGAACCGCGATTATTTCGGGCGCCGCACTGTTAAATGCCTGCGAATTACAGAAAAAGAAAATCGATAAAATTAAGGTTGTGGTAAGTGGTGCTGGCGCCGCCGCCGTTTCTTGCTCAAAAATGTACCTTTCGTTAGGGGTGAAGCAAGAAAACCTGGTAATGTTTGATATCAATGGCTTAATTGATGTAAACAGAACAGACCTCGACAGCATTAGAATGAGCTTTGCCACAACCCGAAAAGACATTGCTAATATCGGCGAAGCTATGAAAGGCGCAGATGTGTTTATTGGTCTTTCGGCCGCAAACGTAATCTCTGCCGACATGCTCTTGGGCATGGCTAAAAACCCTATCGTTTTCGCTATGGCGAATCCAAACCCCGAAATTTCGTACGATTTGGCCATTAAAACCCGTAAGGATATTATTATGGCAACCGGCCGTTCCGATTATCCAAACCAGGTAAACAATGTACTGGGTTTCCCTTACATTTTTCGTGGAGCGTTAGATGTTCGTGCGACAACGATTAACGAAGAAATGAAAATTGCTGCGGTAAAAGCCATCGCAGAATTAGCTAAAAAATCTGTTCCCGAAGCTGTTAACCTCGCCTACAATGCCAGAAACCTGAAATTTGGCAAAGATTATATCATTCCAAAACCGGTCGATTTCAGGTTAATTACCGAAGTGTCAACAGCAGTGGCAAAAGCCGCTATTGCGAGCGGTGTGGCACGCAAAATTATCACCAATTGGGATGCTTACAACGAAGAATTAAGAAAGCGGTTAGGGCTTGACGATGCCATTATGCGTGCCGTTACCACCAAGGCCAAAATGGATCCCAAACGTGTGGTATTTGCAGAAGCCGATAACTATAAAATTTTAAAGGCGGCGCAAATCGTTAAAGATGATAACATTGCTATTCCTATTTTATTAGGTAATAGAGAAAAGATACAGGAAATTATTGATGCACACGCACTTGAGCTAAGCGGGGTCGAAATTATCGATCAGACAGAAAATACCCCCAAGGCCCTTCAATACACCGAAGCGTTGTTTAAAAAGCGCCAACGTAAGGGCGTGTCGTCAATGAGAGAAGCCACAAAGCTGATACGCGACCGTAATTATTATGGTGCATCGATGGTAGAATTTGGCGACGCCGATGCCATGATTTCAGGACTTACCAAAAATTATACCGCCGTAATTAAGCCGGCCTTGCAGGTAATAGGCGTAGAGCCGGGTGTAAAACGTGTTGCGGGCATGTATTTGATGATGACCAAAAAAGGCCCGGTATTTTTCGGCGATACTACTGTAAACGTAGATCCAACTGCCGAAGAACTGGTTGATATTACGCTACTGCTCGATAAATCTGTTAAGCAATTTAACATTAAGCCACGCATTGCGCTACTGTCTTACTCAAACTTTGGCTCGAACGATGGCGTAACCCCCGAAAAAGTTAGGCAGACGGTTAAGTTATTGCACAGAGATCACCCAGAAGTGATAGTTGATGGTGAAATGCAGGGAAACTTTGCCATTAATAACGAATTGTTGAAAGATAATTTCCCTTTCAGCACGCTGGCCGATGAACCAGCGAACACTTTGGTGTTCCCAAATCTCGAATCGGGCAACATTTCATACAAACTCCTGCAAGAACTGGGCGGTGCCGAGGCCGTTGGTCCGATCCTTTTAGGGCTAAATAAACCTGTTCATATTGTTCAGTTAGGAAGCTCCGTAAGGGAGATCGTAAACATGGTAACCATTGCCGTTGTTGATGTTCAGGCCAAACAAGAAATTGAAACATCAAAGCGAAAAGGTATATTTGGAAAAACAACTAAGAAATAA